Proteins from a single region of Syntrophales bacterium:
- a CDS encoding radical SAM protein has translation MERKVPVGRVDLTQYIVVSVWFGCNNACSICMLSDIRGTLPPIGFNRYREIIRDVVREERFENLILSGAEATTFEELDRYVRFAASFDRFRKIQVQTNGRRLADRRYLDSLIACGVNEFFVSVHGVEGVHDTITGVAGSFRETLAGLRNLEAYKGVNVITNTVLNRVNMGVLPSLMSFLAGLGTSEIHLWNLFPMGETDRRDLLVGIPEFLEILPGVLDAVGPSGKPLVLKSFPECLRAGPPAVFDDWFPVTVLPNRFWQEFGRSGFGTCVHREACGARECWGLSNAYLRKFGDERELLSPLGGRDDARPRGAD, from the coding sequence GTGGAGCGCAAGGTTCCGGTGGGGCGCGTCGACCTGACGCAGTACATCGTCGTCTCCGTCTGGTTCGGCTGTAACAACGCCTGCAGCATCTGCATGCTCTCGGACATCCGGGGGACGCTGCCTCCCATCGGCTTCAACCGGTACCGGGAGATCATCCGCGACGTCGTCCGGGAAGAGCGCTTCGAGAACCTGATCCTCTCCGGCGCGGAAGCCACGACCTTTGAAGAACTGGACCGGTACGTCCGCTTCGCCGCGTCCTTCGACCGGTTCCGGAAGATCCAGGTCCAGACGAACGGCCGTCGCCTCGCCGACCGTCGCTACCTGGACAGCCTCATCGCCTGCGGTGTGAATGAGTTCTTCGTCAGCGTCCACGGGGTCGAGGGAGTCCACGACACGATCACCGGCGTGGCGGGATCGTTCCGGGAGACCCTGGCGGGGCTCCGGAACCTGGAGGCCTACAAGGGCGTGAACGTGATTACCAACACGGTCCTGAACCGGGTCAACATGGGCGTGCTCCCTTCGCTGATGTCGTTCCTGGCGGGCCTCGGGACCAGCGAGATTCACCTCTGGAATCTCTTCCCCATGGGGGAAACGGACCGGCGCGACCTCCTGGTGGGGATCCCGGAGTTTCTGGAGATCCTGCCGGGCGTTCTGGATGCGGTTGGCCCCTCGGGCAAGCCCCTGGTCCTGAAGAGCTTTCCCGAATGCCTGCGGGCGGGGCCGCCGGCCGTCTTCGACGACTGGTTTCCCGTGACGGTGCTGCCGAACCGCTTCTGGCAGGAATTCGGCCGGAGCGGCTTCGGGACCTGTGTCCACCGGGAGGCATGCGGGGCCCGGGAATGTTGGGGGCTCTCCAACGCCTATCTCAGGAAATTCGGGGACGAGCGGGAGCTGCTGTCGCCTCTGGGCGGGCGGGACGACGCACGGCCCCGGGGAGCGGATTGA
- a CDS encoding methyltransferase, which translates to MTLHGPNREFDHLCVDDFLPDLLAARCLGTAFESGLIDDFLARETASPEELADRFGADRRGMALLLDQLLANRVLVDRGGRFGLSEAFLHSLSYRDLLELKLELANFCAFDVLSLFPDLVFRPREFAGKSGFYGLFAYDRCFERSEEAVRTARRWMRITTVLTKYEARACLKYHDFGGCRRILDVGGNSGEFALRICRSHPGVEAVVFDLPLVCEIGSAHLQAEPEAPRISFVKGNALVDDWPGGFDLVSFKSMLHDWPDDLAGELLARAAGALRPGGTVLIFERSPLSPGGGPLPYSLIPFLLFHHSFRPPGFYADRLRALGFCRVEIRKIDLEMPFHLVTGTR; encoded by the coding sequence ATGACACTGCACGGCCCGAACCGGGAGTTCGATCATCTCTGCGTGGACGATTTTCTGCCGGATCTCCTGGCCGCCCGGTGCCTCGGCACGGCCTTCGAAAGCGGCCTTATCGACGATTTCCTGGCGCGCGAAACGGCCTCCCCGGAGGAGTTGGCGGACCGGTTCGGGGCGGACCGGCGGGGCATGGCGCTGCTTCTGGACCAGCTTCTGGCAAACCGGGTCCTCGTCGATCGCGGAGGCCGCTTCGGGCTGTCGGAGGCGTTTCTCCACTCCCTGTCCTACCGGGATCTCCTGGAGTTGAAGCTGGAGCTGGCGAACTTCTGCGCCTTCGACGTCCTGAGCCTGTTTCCGGACCTTGTCTTTCGCCCCCGGGAGTTTGCAGGGAAATCCGGCTTTTACGGGCTGTTTGCCTACGACCGGTGCTTCGAGCGGAGCGAGGAGGCCGTCCGGACGGCCCGGCGCTGGATGCGGATCACCACGGTGCTGACGAAGTACGAGGCCCGGGCATGCCTGAAGTACCACGATTTCGGAGGATGCCGGCGCATCCTGGACGTGGGCGGAAACAGCGGGGAATTTGCACTCAGGATCTGCAGGAGCCATCCCGGCGTTGAGGCCGTGGTCTTCGACCTGCCGCTGGTCTGCGAGATCGGCTCGGCCCACCTGCAGGCGGAGCCGGAGGCGCCCCGGATCTCCTTCGTGAAGGGCAACGCCCTCGTCGACGACTGGCCCGGCGGCTTCGACCTGGTCAGCTTCAAGTCGATGCTCCATGACTGGCCGGACGACCTGGCGGGAGAGCTGCTCGCCCGGGCCGCGGGTGCCCTCCGCCCGGGCGGAACGGTGCTCATCTTCGAGCGGAGTCCCCTTTCGCCCGGCGGAGGTCCGCTTCCCTATTCCCTGATTCCGTTTCTGCTCTTCCATCACAGTTTCCGCCCGCCCGGCTTCTATGCGGACCGCCTGCGGGCCCTCGGCTTCTGCAGGGTGGAGATCCGGAAAATCGACCTGGAGATGCCCTTCCATCTCGTGACGGGCACCCGCTGA
- a CDS encoding DUF3467 domain-containing protein, with the protein MAQKNEKTVQASLPGADADNVKATIRWDVAKMQTTYANVCNVSSTKEEFTLLFGINKTWNPEQRELTVDISDRVILNPFAAKRLSLLLRNIVRQHESRFGEIQLEAGEKPEENA; encoded by the coding sequence ATGGCACAGAAAAACGAGAAGACCGTTCAGGCATCCCTTCCCGGGGCCGATGCGGATAATGTCAAGGCGACGATCCGCTGGGACGTCGCCAAGATGCAGACGACCTACGCCAACGTGTGCAACGTATCCAGCACGAAGGAGGAGTTCACGCTCCTGTTCGGCATCAACAAGACCTGGAATCCCGAGCAGCGCGAATTGACGGTGGACATCAGCGACCGCGTCATCCTGAATCCCTTCGCGGCCAAGCGTCTCTCCCTCCTGCTCCGGAACATCGTCCGGCAGCACGAGAGCCGCTTCGGCGAGATCCAGCTGGAAGCCGGCGAAAAGCCGGAGGAGAACGCATAA
- a CDS encoding HlyD family efflux transporter periplasmic adaptor subunit, which produces MIEKLWVDLEHADRSDDFAAAWLSIQSSFIRGCVQAVLVLRDPVRQSFAPVASWPEGSTGEPLAAVLEHTITEAEGMLVELSEVDGVPADMERHYGLAYPVMVDGELYGAVAMEVTAPSGDALRPAMEGLRWGSVWLENRIRRLRGEEDAKTLKRMKAAVDILAAVLAEERFDGAAMAFVTEIANRLECDRVSLGLVKGKHTQVKAISHTAIVGKKMNLMHSIGAAMDEAVMHRGEILFPVPAEAGVLVVRDHEQMARLHGTRAMMTLPLYGHEKYYAAITLERQDDRPFSEDDVAYVKSVVALTGPVLESRHRQDRPIVFGVLEAMKRQAVRLFGPGYMVRKAAVLALAAVVVFFSVAMDEYRLSAEAVLEGSVSRSLVAPIDGYIKTASARAGDVVKKDTVICQLDDRELMLERINLLSKRGQYDRQYKKAMAEHNRAEANIVSAQAGQVQAELNLLDNRLRQIVIRAPFDGILLSGDLSQKHGAAVKRGEELFVMAPLDGYRLILKVDEHGIADVKEGQRGTLVLSSLSREKFPFTVKKITPLSTAEEGKNYFRVEAMLDEMSPRLRPGMEGVGKIEIDRRLMISIWTRGMIDWFRLRLWAWLP; this is translated from the coding sequence ATGATTGAAAAACTCTGGGTAGATCTCGAACACGCGGATCGCTCCGACGACTTCGCTGCCGCCTGGCTGTCCATCCAGTCCTCCTTCATCCGGGGATGCGTGCAGGCCGTCCTGGTGCTTCGAGATCCCGTACGGCAGAGCTTCGCCCCCGTGGCCTCCTGGCCGGAGGGAAGCACCGGCGAGCCCTTGGCGGCGGTCCTGGAGCACACGATCACCGAGGCCGAAGGAATGCTCGTGGAGCTGTCCGAGGTCGACGGGGTTCCCGCGGACATGGAGCGGCACTACGGCCTGGCCTACCCGGTCATGGTGGACGGGGAGCTTTACGGTGCCGTGGCCATGGAGGTGACGGCGCCCTCCGGGGACGCGCTGCGTCCGGCCATGGAGGGGTTGCGCTGGGGATCCGTGTGGCTGGAGAACCGGATCCGCCGGCTCCGGGGCGAGGAGGACGCGAAGACCCTGAAGCGCATGAAGGCGGCGGTGGACATCCTGGCGGCGGTCCTGGCGGAGGAGCGCTTCGACGGGGCGGCCATGGCCTTCGTGACGGAGATCGCCAACCGCCTGGAATGCGACCGGGTGAGCCTGGGACTCGTGAAGGGGAAGCATACCCAGGTGAAGGCGATCTCCCACACGGCGATCGTCGGCAAGAAAATGAACCTGATGCATTCCATCGGCGCCGCCATGGACGAGGCGGTGATGCACCGGGGCGAGATCCTGTTCCCCGTTCCCGCGGAGGCCGGGGTCCTGGTCGTCCGGGACCACGAACAGATGGCCCGGCTGCATGGCACCCGGGCGATGATGACCCTGCCCCTGTACGGCCATGAGAAGTACTATGCAGCGATTACCCTTGAGCGGCAGGACGACAGGCCATTCTCCGAAGATGACGTCGCCTACGTCAAAAGCGTTGTCGCCCTGACGGGACCGGTGCTGGAGAGCAGGCACCGCCAGGACCGCCCCATCGTGTTCGGCGTGCTCGAGGCCATGAAGCGGCAGGCGGTCCGCCTGTTCGGGCCGGGCTACATGGTCCGGAAGGCCGCCGTCCTGGCCCTTGCGGCGGTGGTCGTCTTCTTCAGCGTGGCCATGGATGAATACCGGCTCTCCGCGGAGGCGGTCCTGGAAGGGTCCGTGAGCCGCTCCCTCGTCGCGCCCATCGACGGGTACATCAAGACGGCGAGTGCCCGGGCGGGCGACGTCGTGAAGAAGGACACCGTCATCTGCCAGCTGGACGACCGGGAGCTCATGCTGGAGCGGATCAATCTGCTGAGCAAGCGGGGCCAGTACGACCGGCAGTACAAGAAGGCCATGGCCGAGCACAACCGCGCCGAGGCGAACATCGTCAGCGCCCAGGCGGGGCAGGTCCAGGCCGAGCTGAACCTCCTGGACAACAGGCTCCGCCAGATCGTCATCCGGGCGCCATTCGACGGCATCCTCCTCAGTGGCGACCTGAGCCAGAAACACGGAGCCGCCGTGAAGCGCGGCGAAGAGCTTTTCGTGATGGCGCCGCTGGACGGGTACCGGCTCATCCTCAAGGTGGACGAGCACGGCATAGCCGACGTGAAGGAGGGGCAGCGGGGCACCCTGGTCCTGTCGTCGCTCTCCCGGGAGAAATTCCCCTTCACCGTGAAGAAGATCACCCCCCTCTCGACGGCGGAGGAGGGGAAGAACTATTTCCGCGTTGAGGCCATGCTGGACGAGATGTCCCCCCGCCTCCGGCCGGGCATGGAGGGCGTGGGCAAGATCGAAATCGACCGCCGGCTCATGATCTCCATCTGGACGAGGGGCATGATCGACTGGTTCCGCCTCCGCCTGTGGGCGTGGCTGCCCTGA
- a CDS encoding efflux RND transporter periplasmic adaptor subunit, which yields MDKTLYSSSWYRVAGLKPLVRRHAEIHRHTYRGKVWYVLQDHSSGRFHRFTEESYFLIGLMDGKRTLQEIWEAACLKLADDMPTQDEVIGLVSQLNRADALQSDTAPDVENLSRRSRKDRSSRFWNAVRSPLAIRIPLLDPERFLERTKGIVAPLFTTPAFLVWLVVVAVGAVLAFLHWSELTSNLADRVLALENLLIFWLIYPLVKALHEFGHAWAVKHWGGEVHEMGIIFLVFMPIPYVDASATSAFREKRRRIVVGAAGIMVELLIAALAMILWVNTGPGIVRAVAYNTMVVAGVSTLLFNGNPLLRFDAYYVLSDLLEIPNLGSRSNQYIGYLVQRYAIRNDEAEFALADAGEGRWLVLYGVASFFYRVFITLQIALFIAGKFFFVGVVIAIWAVIGLMVVPLVRMTRTVMNNRALYRRRGRIVGLVAVVAVVAGVLVGAVRLPSFTVAEGVLWPAEQARIHARVDGEVREVLAKPGAHVKKGDPILRCENPDLVSRVHALEAEMRSFGARQRMAFVQDRTMERMVQEEIARIAKELAEAREQLAYLVIRSPIDGEILLPRSDDMPGRFLRRGEAVGYVVDYSGVAVRIVVPQSEADRVRTDVRAVQARPAENVARVIPSELVREVPAATGDLPSFALSLKGGGAFALDPRETERPRAFEKLFHFEVRLKDTTGMRIGERIYVRFEHTPESLAERVFRTFRGVFLKRFET from the coding sequence GTGGACAAGACCCTGTACAGCAGCTCCTGGTATCGCGTGGCGGGTCTGAAGCCGCTCGTGAGACGGCACGCGGAGATCCACCGGCACACCTACCGGGGGAAGGTCTGGTACGTCCTCCAGGATCATTCCTCGGGCCGCTTCCACCGGTTCACGGAGGAGTCCTATTTTCTGATCGGCCTCATGGACGGGAAGCGGACCCTCCAGGAGATCTGGGAGGCCGCCTGCCTCAAGCTGGCGGACGACATGCCGACGCAGGACGAGGTGATCGGCCTGGTCTCTCAGCTGAACAGGGCGGACGCCCTGCAGTCCGACACGGCCCCCGACGTGGAAAACCTGAGCCGGCGAAGTCGCAAGGACCGGTCGTCCCGGTTCTGGAACGCCGTGCGCTCGCCCCTGGCCATTCGCATTCCCCTCCTGGACCCGGAGCGGTTTCTCGAACGGACGAAGGGAATCGTCGCTCCGCTGTTCACGACGCCGGCTTTCCTGGTCTGGCTCGTCGTCGTCGCGGTCGGGGCCGTCCTTGCCTTCCTGCACTGGAGCGAGCTGACCTCCAACCTGGCCGACCGGGTCCTCGCCCTCGAAAATCTCCTGATCTTCTGGCTGATCTATCCCCTCGTCAAGGCGCTCCACGAATTCGGCCATGCCTGGGCAGTGAAGCACTGGGGCGGCGAGGTTCACGAGATGGGGATCATCTTCCTCGTGTTCATGCCCATCCCCTACGTCGACGCCTCGGCGACCTCGGCCTTCCGGGAAAAGAGGCGCCGGATCGTCGTCGGCGCCGCGGGCATCATGGTGGAGCTCCTGATCGCCGCCCTGGCCATGATCCTCTGGGTGAACACCGGCCCCGGGATTGTCCGGGCGGTGGCGTACAACACGATGGTCGTCGCCGGCGTCTCCACGCTTCTGTTCAACGGCAACCCCCTTCTGCGGTTCGACGCCTATTACGTCCTGTCGGACCTCCTGGAGATCCCCAACCTGGGGTCGCGTTCCAACCAGTACATCGGCTACCTGGTCCAGCGCTACGCGATCCGGAACGACGAGGCTGAGTTTGCCCTGGCCGATGCCGGGGAGGGGAGGTGGCTCGTCCTCTACGGCGTGGCCTCGTTCTTCTACCGAGTCTTCATCACGCTGCAGATCGCCCTTTTCATTGCGGGCAAGTTCTTCTTTGTCGGCGTTGTGATCGCCATCTGGGCGGTTATCGGGCTGATGGTCGTCCCGCTCGTCCGGATGACCCGAACGGTCATGAACAACCGGGCGCTCTACCGGCGGCGAGGCCGGATCGTCGGCCTGGTCGCCGTCGTTGCGGTGGTTGCCGGCGTCCTCGTCGGGGCCGTCCGCCTGCCCTCATTCACCGTCGCCGAGGGGGTGCTCTGGCCCGCGGAGCAGGCCCGGATCCACGCCCGGGTGGACGGCGAGGTCAGGGAGGTCCTGGCGAAGCCTGGCGCCCATGTGAAGAAGGGGGATCCGATCCTGCGGTGCGAAAACCCCGATCTCGTCTCCCGGGTGCACGCCCTCGAGGCGGAGATGCGGAGCTTCGGAGCCCGCCAGCGGATGGCCTTCGTCCAGGACCGGACGATGGAGCGGATGGTCCAGGAAGAGATCGCCCGCATCGCGAAGGAGCTTGCGGAGGCCAGGGAGCAGCTGGCCTACCTGGTCATCCGGAGCCCCATCGACGGGGAGATCCTGCTCCCCCGGTCCGACGACATGCCCGGCCGTTTCCTCCGGCGCGGGGAGGCCGTCGGCTACGTGGTCGACTACTCCGGGGTGGCGGTCCGGATCGTCGTTCCCCAGTCGGAAGCGGACCGGGTCCGGACGGACGTGCGCGCTGTCCAGGCCCGGCCGGCGGAGAACGTTGCCCGCGTCATCCCCTCGGAGCTCGTCCGGGAAGTGCCGGCGGCGACGGGCGACCTGCCCAGCTTCGCCCTGTCCCTCAAGGGAGGCGGGGCCTTTGCCCTCGATCCGCGCGAGACGGAGCGGCCGCGGGCCTTCGAAAAGCTCTTCCATTTCGAGGTGCGCCTGAAAGACACGACGGGGATGCGGATCGGGGAGCGGATCTACGTGCGGTTCGAGCATACGCCGGAATCGCTGGCCGAGCGGGTGTTCCGGACGTTCCGGGGCGTATTCCTCAAGCGGTTTGAAACCTGA